One Littorina saxatilis isolate snail1 linkage group LG1, US_GU_Lsax_2.0, whole genome shotgun sequence genomic window carries:
- the LOC138950145 gene encoding uncharacterized protein, with protein MASRTESSSDRIARWRSFAEELGVKSTSIPEFIAERMTREDAEQARLELEGKAYQDKLEVARRETDERVKYVQAQRETDEKAAEEKLRQEREEHDLRMQLLQRESESKRVKRGSRDGADNEGDSSGEEESSDLRGFRPSIPMFDESKENIATWLKRFERVATLYKWKRNTWATRVSTRLSGRAVEVYNTLDDDSADDYDGLKVALLGRYQLTAETYRRRLRTCKRKEHETFRQFGARIEENLTKWHELSEITELKQLVLLEQFLQTLSADMAAYVKEKKPQTLAEAVKSAEIHFEAHRDSKKFFQHDRDQGGKAGVGEKQKSGDNSVGTSGRKCFICESPKHLARDCPKKSKSTGAVNSGPEKSLPPVSVPTLCTPCSQQDYDPRCLVVVDGVAVEGLRDTGSQVCVVKSSLVSRSQFTGQDLEVSMAEKDIKRRYPVIKVQVECPFYTGEVEAIVMDTPVADFIVGNHARLGDSIVLPVYAVSKVVSVVTRAQAAAEGKKSTLLHVAAPGLETVTPEQLHDLQRNDSTLKSCREAADRRDVRTSGHSGEVGFVWKKKILYREYRGGGSVYTQVVVPQQLRLGVIKLAHEPPMGGHMGVQRTRDRVWQQFFWPGMCADIRRFVLSCDQCQKVSHKPQKVPLGKMPLIDTPFERVAIDLVGPIIPASESGNRYILVFVDYATRYPEAIPLKSIEAVKVAEAMWAVWTRVGIPSEILTDRGTQFMSEVMKEVERLLAIKGLATTPYHAQGNGLVERYNGTLKTMLRKLAQEKPKQWDRYIPALLFAYREVPQESLGFSPFELLYGRTVQGPMSVLRNLWTEEQVDEQVRTTSEYVVDLRNRIEETCKLARQNLSAAAQKHAKVFNRKTVRRQFQPGDKVLLLLPQKKNKLQLCWQGPFDVLEKKGESDYRIRIYGREKLYHANLLKLYRDRQGRQGQPVVGFELTEIRGDLFSCEPDDAMAHCVSEDLEMGKGIAVHFKQSFGKVDQLREQNRKVGEVAVLQVGASYVYYMITKKRYFHKPSYKTLRSSMEAMRDHCKQNNVASLAMPQIGCGLDELNWSVVREMIKEVFKNTGITVKIYIFGG; from the coding sequence ATGGCGTCTAGGACGGAAAGTAGTTCGGATAGGATTGCTAGGTGGCGTTCATTTGCTGAGGAGCTAGGTGTTAAATCTACCAGTATTCCTGAGTTTATTGCCGAGCGAATGACCCGTGAAGATGCGGAACAGGCTAGACTAGAGCTGGAAGGGAAAGCTTATCAGGACAAGCTAGAAGTAGCGCGTCGAGAGACTGATGAGAGAGTTAAGTATGTTCAAGCTCAGCGAGAGACTGATGAGAAAGCCGCGGAAGAAAAACTAAGGCAGGAAAGAGAAGAGCATGACCTTCGCATGCAACTCCTGCAGAGAGAGTCGGAAAGTAAGAGGGTGAAGAGAGGAAGTAGGGATGGAGCTGATAATGAGGGAGATTCCTCAGGTGAAGAAGAGTCTAGTGACCTTCGTGGTTTTCGGCCTTCCATACCGATGTTTGATGAGAGCAAAGAAAACATAGCTACTTGGTTGAAAAGGTTTGAGAGAGTCGCTACCTTGTACAAGTGGAAGAGGAATACGTGGGCAACTAGGGTCTCGACTAGGTTGTCGGGTAGGGCTGTAGAAGTGTACAACACTCTGGATGATGATAGCGCAGACGACTATGACGGTTTGAAGGTCGCGTTGTTAGGCCGCTATCAGCTCACAGCCGAAACCTACCGCCGTCGTCTCAGAACCTGCAAGAGAAAAGAACATGAAACGTTCAGACAGTTCGGTGCTCGCATTGAAGAGAATTTGACTAAGTGGCATGAGCTTTCCGAGATCACAGAACTGAAACAGTTGGTTTTGCTGGAACAGTTCTTGCAGACCCTGAGCGCGGACATGGCCGCGTACGTTAAGGAGAAAAAACCTCAGACGTTAGCCGAAGCAGTTAAGTCCGCTGAGATTCATTTTGAAGCACACCGTGACAGTAAGAAGTTTTTTCAGCATGATCGTGATCAGGGTGGAAAGGCTGGCGTTGGTGAAAAGCAGAAAAGTGGAGATAACTCAGTTGGTACATCCGGGAGGAAGTGTTTCATCTGTGAGTCCCCCAAACATTTGGCTAGAGATTGCCCCAAGAAGAGCAAGTCGACGGGAGCGGTGAATAGTGGTCCTGAGAAGTCTTTACCGCCCGTCAGTGTACCCACTTTGTGTACTCCCTGTAGCCAGCAAGACTACGACCCGAGATGCCTGGTTGTAGTGGATGGTGTTGCAGTGGAGGGGTTGCGTGATACTGGATCTCAGGTTTGTGTCGTGAAGAGTTCATTAGTTTCCAGGTCTCAGTTCACAGGACAGGATCTTGAGGTTTCTATGGCTGAGAAAGACATCAAGAGGCGCTATCCAGTGATTAAGGTTCAGGTTGAATGTCCTTTCTACACTGGTGAGGTTGAGGCTATCGTCATGGATACACCTGTTGCTGATTTCATTGTAGGTAATCACGCCCGGCTGGGTGACTCGATTGTTCTTCCGGTGTACGCTGTGTCCAAGGTTGTGTCAGTTGTCACTCGTGCTCAGGCTGCCGCTGAAGGGAAGAAGTCGACTTTGTTACATGTTGCTGCTCCAGGGCTAGAAACAGTCACCCCTGAGCAGTTGCATGACCTTCAGCGGAATGATTCGACTTTGAAGAGTTGTCGTGAGGCGGCAGATCGCCGAGACGTCAGAACGTCTGGTCACTCCGGTGAAGTTGGGtttgtttggaagaagaagattctgTACCGTGAGTATCGCGGTGGTGGTAGCGTCTATACTCAGGTTGTTGTTCCCCAGCAGTTGAGGTTAGGTGTTATCAAGTTGGCTCATGAACCGCCTATGGGAGGTCACATGGGTGTTCAGAGGACACGTGATCGAGTTTGGCAGCAGTTTTTTTGGCCAGGTATGTGCGCAGACATACGTCGCTTTGTGTTGTCTTGCGATCAGTGTCAGAAGGTTTCTCATAAGCCACAGAAGGTACCGTTAGGCAAGATGCCTCTCATCGATACGCCGTTCGAGCGGGTGGCGATCGATCTGGTGGGTCCCATCATCCCTGCTTCTGAGTCTGGTAACCGGTACATCTTAGTGtttgtggactacgctactcggtaCCCGGAAGCCATTCCATTGAAGTCGATTGAGGCTGTGAAGGTTGCAGAAGCGATGTGGGCAGTCTGGACTCGAGTAGGAATTCCCTCAGAGATTTTGACAGACCGTGGTACCCAGTTCATGTCCGAGGTGATGAAAGAAGTGGAGCGTTTGCTGGCCATCAAGGGTTTAGCGACTACTCCGTACCATGCGCAAGGAAACGGATTGGTGGAACGATACAACGGAACACTCAAGACCATGCTACGCAAGCTTGCTCAAGAGAAACCGAAGCAGTGGGATCGCTACATTCCTGCACTCCTCTTCGCTTATCGTGAAGTTCCACAGGAGAGTCTGGGATTCTCTCCCTTTGAGCTTCTATACGGCAGGACAGTGCAAGGACCCATGTCTGTTCTTCGCAACCTATGGACGGAGGAGCAAGTCGATGAACAAGTTCGTACGACTTCTGAGTATGTGGTTGACTTGAGGAACCGGATTGAGGAAACCTGCAAACTGGCGCGGCAGAATTTGTCAGCTGCTGCACAGAAACACGCGAAGGTGTTCAACCGGAAGACAGTTCGAAGACAGTTCCAGCCTGGAGACAAGGTTTTGTTGCTGCtgccgcagaagaagaacaaactgCAGTTGTGTTGGCAGGGACCGTTCGACGTTCTGGAGAAGAAGGGCGAGTCAGACTACAGGATTCGGATCTACGGGCGTGAGAAGCTGTACCACGCCAATCTTCTCAAGttgtacagagacagacaaggacGACAGGGTCAACCTGTGGTAGGGTTTGAGTTAACAGAGATCAGAGGCGACCTTTTCAGCTGTGAACCTGATGATGCTATGGCCCACTGCGTCAGTGAAGATCTTGAGATGGGAAAAGGCATCGCCGTTCACTTCAAGCAATCGTTTGGAAAAGTTGATCAACTTAGAGAACAAAACAGGAAGGTGGGAGAGGTAGCTGTACTACAGGTAGGTGCTTCCTACGTTTACTACATGATCACCAAGAAACGCTACTTTCACAAACCCTCCTACAAAACGCTGCGGTCCTCCATGGAAGCTATGAGGGACCACTGCAAGCAGAACAATGTCGCTTCCCTGGCCATGCCGCAGATCGGATGTGGATTAGACGAGCTGAACTGGAGCGTCGTCCGTGAGATGATCAAGGAAGTCTTCAAGAACACAGGCATAACTGTTAAAATCTACATCT